The following proteins come from a genomic window of Gordonia westfalica:
- the panB gene encoding 3-methyl-2-oxobutanoate hydroxymethyltransferase, translating to MSESSVYGASTATPAADAPRRRVTRIHHLAQMKSEGEKWSMLTAYDYSTARIFDAAGIPVLLVGDSAANVVLGYDTTIPVSIDEMIPLIRAVVRGAPHALVVADMTFGSYEIGPQHALENAFRIFKETGAHAVKIEGGERVAPQIAALTAAGIPVMAHIGFTPQSVNGLGGFRVQGRGDGADQLIADAIAVQEAGAFAVVMEMVPADLAGQISRKLTIPTVGIGAGNETDAQVLVWQDMAGLTHGKTARFVKRFADVGSVLRSAAEQYADEVRRGVFPGPEHSY from the coding sequence ATGTCCGAATCCTCGGTCTATGGTGCATCCACCGCAACCCCCGCCGCCGACGCCCCCAGGCGCCGCGTGACCCGCATCCATCACCTCGCCCAGATGAAGTCCGAAGGCGAGAAGTGGTCGATGCTCACCGCCTACGACTACTCGACGGCCCGCATCTTCGACGCCGCCGGAATCCCCGTGCTGCTCGTCGGCGACTCGGCGGCCAACGTCGTACTCGGCTACGACACCACCATCCCCGTCAGCATCGACGAGATGATCCCGCTGATCCGCGCCGTCGTGCGCGGCGCGCCGCACGCGCTCGTCGTCGCCGACATGACCTTCGGCAGTTACGAGATCGGGCCGCAGCACGCGCTCGAGAACGCCTTCCGGATCTTCAAGGAGACCGGCGCGCACGCGGTCAAGATCGAGGGCGGCGAGCGCGTCGCCCCGCAGATCGCGGCCCTCACCGCCGCCGGCATCCCGGTCATGGCGCACATCGGGTTCACCCCGCAGAGCGTCAACGGACTCGGCGGTTTCCGCGTCCAGGGTCGCGGCGACGGTGCCGACCAGCTCATCGCCGACGCCATCGCCGTCCAGGAAGCCGGCGCCTTCGCCGTCGTCATGGAGATGGTCCCCGCCGACCTGGCCGGTCAGATCTCGCGCAAGCTCACCATCCCGACCGTGGGCATCGGAGCCGGCAACGAAACCGACGCCCAGGTGCTCGTGTGGCAGGACATGGCCGGCCTCACCCACGGCAAGACCGCGAGGTTCGTCAAGCGGTTCGCCGACGTCGGGTCCGTATTGCGTTCGGCCGCCGAGCAGTACGCCGACGAAGTTCGTCGCGGCGTGTTCCCCGGCCCCGAGCACAGCTACTGA
- a CDS encoding zinc ribbon domain-containing protein, whose protein sequence is MKVDAGVQRLLLDLADSDAEINRLEHRRKNLPENTEIAEHEKAIDAARDDLVRAEISAEDLGREYRRIESEVTGMTNREAKDSALLAAGGLAPKALSELQHELAGLGRRRAAFEDELLTLMEQQEAVEGERGRAAATISHLEEKVADARVRRDESLAAIEADLTRAHEKRDALAGEIDAGLLAVYDKQRANGRIGAGLLRARRCGACRMELDRGTIASISAALSDEVIRCEECGAILVRTAESGI, encoded by the coding sequence ATGAAAGTCGACGCCGGTGTGCAGCGACTGCTGCTCGATCTCGCGGACTCCGATGCCGAGATCAATCGACTCGAGCATCGCCGCAAGAACTTGCCCGAGAACACCGAGATCGCCGAACACGAGAAGGCGATCGATGCTGCCCGTGACGATCTGGTGCGTGCGGAGATCTCCGCCGAGGACCTGGGCCGCGAGTACCGCCGCATCGAGTCCGAGGTGACCGGGATGACCAATCGCGAGGCCAAGGATTCGGCGCTTCTCGCCGCCGGTGGGCTGGCGCCCAAGGCGCTGTCGGAACTCCAGCACGAACTCGCCGGGCTCGGACGCCGCCGCGCGGCCTTCGAGGACGAACTGCTGACGCTCATGGAGCAGCAGGAGGCCGTCGAAGGCGAGCGCGGTCGCGCCGCCGCCACGATCTCCCACCTCGAGGAGAAGGTCGCCGACGCCCGGGTACGCCGGGACGAGTCGCTCGCGGCCATCGAGGCGGACCTCACGCGCGCCCATGAGAAGCGGGACGCTCTCGCCGGGGAGATCGACGCCGGCCTGCTGGCCGTCTACGACAAGCAGCGCGCCAACGGACGGATCGGTGCAGGTCTCCTGCGTGCACGTCGATGTGGTGCGTGCCGGATGGAACTCGACCGGGGCACCATCGCCTCGATCAGTGCGGCGCTTTCCGACGAGGTCATCCGCTGCGAGGAATGCGGCGCGATCCTCGTGCGCACCGCCGAATCGGGGATCTGA
- the glnA gene encoding type I glutamate--ammonia ligase, with product MDRQKEFVLRTLEERDIRFVRLWFTDVLGYLKSVAIAPAELEGAFAEGIGFDGSAIEGFSRVSEADTVAKPDPSTFQILPWTTSAGRHHSARMFCDIAMPDGTPSWADSRHVLRRQLNKAADLGFSCYVHPEIEFFLLKDAPLDGSVPTPADSGGYFDQAVHDAAPNFRRHAIEALESMGISVEFSHHEGAPGQQEIDLRYADALSMADNVMTFRYLIKEVAINEGVWATFMPKPFSEHPGSAMHTHMSLFEGDINAFHNPDDPMQLSATGKKFIAGILHHASEISAVTNQWVNSYKRLIHGGEAPTAATWGGANRSALIRLPLYTPNKASSRRIEVRSPDSACNPYLTFAVLLAAGLKGIEEDYELPDEAEDDVWALTPAERRAMGYQELPGSLAEALTKMENSELVAEALGEHVFDYFLRNKWAEWTGYRSMVTPYELKHYLPL from the coding sequence ATGGATCGCCAAAAGGAATTCGTGCTGCGGACCCTCGAAGAGCGCGACATCCGTTTCGTTCGACTGTGGTTCACCGACGTACTCGGTTATCTGAAGTCCGTGGCGATCGCGCCGGCCGAGCTCGAAGGTGCCTTCGCCGAGGGCATCGGCTTCGACGGCTCGGCCATCGAGGGCTTCTCCCGTGTGTCGGAGGCCGACACGGTCGCCAAGCCCGATCCGTCGACCTTCCAGATCCTGCCGTGGACCACCTCGGCCGGCCGCCACCATTCGGCGCGCATGTTCTGCGACATCGCGATGCCCGACGGCACCCCGAGCTGGGCCGACTCGCGTCACGTGCTGCGTCGCCAGCTGAACAAGGCCGCCGACCTCGGCTTCAGCTGCTACGTGCACCCCGAGATCGAGTTCTTCCTCCTCAAGGACGCACCGCTCGACGGTTCGGTGCCGACGCCGGCCGACTCCGGCGGCTACTTCGACCAGGCCGTCCACGACGCCGCTCCCAACTTCCGTCGCCACGCGATCGAGGCGCTGGAGTCGATGGGCATCTCGGTGGAGTTCTCGCACCACGAGGGCGCACCCGGCCAGCAGGAGATCGACCTCCGCTACGCCGACGCCCTGTCGATGGCCGACAACGTGATGACCTTCCGCTACCTCATCAAGGAGGTGGCGATCAACGAGGGCGTCTGGGCCACCTTCATGCCCAAGCCGTTCAGCGAGCACCCCGGCTCGGCGATGCACACGCACATGAGCCTGTTCGAGGGTGACATCAACGCCTTCCACAACCCCGACGACCCGATGCAGCTGTCGGCCACCGGCAAGAAGTTCATCGCCGGCATCCTGCACCATGCGTCGGAGATCAGCGCCGTCACCAACCAGTGGGTCAACAGCTACAAGCGCCTGATCCACGGCGGTGAGGCGCCGACCGCGGCGACGTGGGGCGGTGCCAACCGGTCTGCACTCATCCGCCTGCCGCTGTACACGCCCAACAAGGCGTCGTCGCGTCGCATCGAGGTGCGCAGCCCCGACTCGGCCTGCAACCCGTACCTGACCTTCGCCGTGCTACTCGCCGCCGGTCTGAAGGGCATCGAGGAGGACTACGAGCTCCCCGACGAGGCCGAGGACGACGTCTGGGCCCTCACGCCCGCCGAGCGCCGGGCGATGGGGTACCAGGAACTGCCGGGCAGCCTCGCGGAGGCGCTCACGAAGATGGAGAACTCGGAGCTGGTCGCGGAAGCCCTCGGCGAGCACGTGTTCGACTACTTCCTGCGCAACAAGTGGGCCGAGTGGACCGGCTATCGCAGCATGGTCACCCCGTACGAGCTGAAGCATTACCTGCCGCTGTAG
- a CDS encoding histidine phosphatase family protein, with protein sequence MSAGGKAPSWQGQRSSPTRFILLRHGQTPLSVDRRYSGRGNPELTAEGRRQARAAAQRVMREEGISAIVTSPLSRARATADEVAAVTGVDVVEHPGLIENDFGEWEGLTFVEASERHPEIHREWLSDITVPAPGGESFAQVAERVAETKDDLLQRYPGQTIVLVSHVTPIKLMLREALGVGPELLFRLHLDLASVSIAEFFPDGGSVVRLVNDAAHWH encoded by the coding sequence TTGAGCGCTGGTGGGAAGGCGCCGTCCTGGCAGGGGCAGCGGAGTTCGCCGACCAGGTTCATCCTGTTGCGTCACGGCCAGACCCCGCTGTCGGTGGATCGTCGCTACTCCGGGCGCGGCAACCCCGAGCTGACCGCGGAGGGCCGACGCCAGGCACGCGCGGCAGCCCAGCGGGTCATGCGCGAGGAGGGGATCTCCGCGATCGTCACCTCGCCGCTGAGCCGGGCTCGCGCGACCGCGGACGAGGTCGCCGCGGTGACCGGGGTCGACGTCGTCGAACATCCCGGACTCATCGAGAACGACTTCGGCGAGTGGGAGGGCCTGACCTTCGTCGAAGCTTCCGAACGGCACCCGGAGATCCATCGCGAGTGGCTGTCGGACATCACCGTGCCGGCGCCGGGCGGAGAGAGTTTCGCGCAGGTCGCCGAGCGGGTGGCGGAGACGAAAGATGATCTGCTGCAGCGCTATCCGGGGCAGACGATCGTGCTCGTCTCGCACGTCACCCCGATCAAGCTGATGCTCCGCGAAGCGCTGGGCGTCGGACCGGAGCTGTTGTTCCGGCTCCACCTCGACCTGGCGTCGGTGTCGATCGCCGAATTCTTCCCCGACGGCGGTTCGGTGGTCCGGCTCGTCAACGACGCCGCGCACTGGCACTGA
- the pip gene encoding prolyl aminopeptidase yields MRDFYPEIEPYESGHLDVGDGQQIYWETTGNPDGKPVVFVHGGPGGGTSPAQRRFFDPARYRIVLFDQRGCGQSRPHIADGADLSVNTTPHLIADMEKLRTHLGIDRWQIFGGSWGSTLGLAYAQAHPDRVTELVLRGIFLLRRSEIDWYYNGGASHIFPDVWETYLEPIPTDERDGDLVAAYHRLLTSDDPSVARAAARAWTGWEQATSYLLPRPEEPGQGADEAHRFDLAFASIENHYFVNHGFLDDGQLLDNIDAIAHIPGVIVQGRYDVVCPMRSAWDLHRAWPAADLHIVDDAGHASFEAGIKHHLIEATDRFAE; encoded by the coding sequence ATGCGTGACTTCTACCCGGAGATCGAACCCTACGAGTCCGGTCACCTGGATGTCGGCGACGGCCAGCAGATCTACTGGGAGACCACGGGCAACCCGGACGGGAAGCCCGTGGTCTTCGTGCACGGCGGCCCAGGTGGCGGAACCTCGCCCGCCCAGCGGCGCTTCTTCGATCCCGCCAGGTACCGCATCGTGCTGTTCGACCAGCGCGGTTGCGGACAGTCCCGCCCGCACATCGCCGACGGCGCGGACCTGAGCGTCAACACGACGCCCCACCTCATCGCCGACATGGAGAAGCTCCGTACCCATCTCGGCATCGACCGCTGGCAGATCTTCGGCGGTTCCTGGGGTTCGACGCTGGGACTCGCCTACGCACAGGCACATCCCGACCGGGTCACCGAACTGGTGCTGCGCGGCATCTTCCTGCTGCGCCGCAGCGAGATCGACTGGTACTACAACGGCGGCGCGTCGCACATCTTCCCCGACGTCTGGGAGACCTACCTCGAACCGATCCCGACCGACGAGCGCGACGGCGATCTCGTCGCCGCCTACCACCGCCTGCTGACCTCCGACGACCCGTCGGTCGCTCGCGCCGCCGCCCGCGCGTGGACCGGCTGGGAGCAGGCCACCAGCTATCTCCTCCCCCGCCCCGAGGAGCCGGGCCAGGGCGCCGACGAGGCCCACCGCTTCGACCTCGCCTTCGCGTCCATCGAGAACCACTACTTCGTCAACCACGGCTTCCTCGACGACGGGCAGCTGCTCGACAACATCGACGCCATCGCGCACATCCCCGGTGTCATCGTCCAGGGCCGCTACGACGTCGTCTGCCCGATGCGCAGCGCGTGGGACCTACACCGCGCCTGGCCCGCCGCCGATCTCCACATCGTCGACGACGCCGGCCACGCATCGTTCGAAGCCGGCATCAAACACCACCTGATCGAGGCGACCGACCGCTTCGCGGAATGA
- a CDS encoding Nif3-like dinuclear metal center hexameric protein, whose protein sequence is MGTVSTPEGVTVGGVVDVVERAYPPALAESWDAVGLVCGDRSEPVRRVLACVDVTDAVVDAAVAARADMVIAHHPLLMRGVTSVAADTPKGRIVHRLIRNGIALLSAHTNADSARPGVSDALADLLGVVDTAPIEPKSAAPLDKWVVMVPEGNVEQVSEAMFAAGAGAIGDYRDCSWTVVGTGQFEAREDATPTIGEIGTRTHVDEARVEMVAARSIRGSVLAALRNAHPYEEPAFDVFELADLGSGLGLGRVGSLVEPMTLRDFTAVAARALRAPSGIRAAGDPDALVRTVAVCGGAGDSLLDRVRGLGVDVYVTGDLRHHPADESLRDGGPALVDAGHWATEFPWCAQVAQLLRDELDVAVTVFDIPTDPFGLHSFG, encoded by the coding sequence ATGGGAACGGTGTCGACGCCTGAGGGAGTGACGGTCGGCGGTGTGGTCGACGTCGTCGAACGCGCGTATCCGCCGGCGCTCGCCGAGTCCTGGGACGCCGTCGGACTGGTGTGCGGCGACCGCTCCGAACCGGTGCGTCGTGTGCTGGCGTGTGTCGATGTGACGGACGCCGTGGTCGACGCCGCCGTCGCCGCACGGGCCGACATGGTGATCGCCCATCACCCGTTGCTGATGCGGGGCGTCACGTCGGTGGCCGCCGACACCCCCAAGGGACGCATCGTGCACCGACTGATCCGCAACGGCATCGCGCTGCTGTCGGCCCACACCAACGCCGACAGTGCGCGGCCGGGTGTGTCCGACGCCCTCGCCGACCTCCTCGGGGTGGTCGACACCGCGCCCATCGAACCCAAATCCGCTGCACCACTGGACAAATGGGTGGTGATGGTGCCCGAGGGCAACGTCGAACAGGTCAGTGAGGCCATGTTCGCCGCCGGCGCGGGTGCGATCGGGGACTACCGCGACTGTTCGTGGACGGTCGTGGGCACCGGGCAGTTCGAGGCCCGGGAAGACGCGACGCCGACGATCGGCGAGATCGGCACCCGCACGCACGTCGACGAGGCGCGGGTGGAGATGGTCGCCGCACGATCGATCCGCGGATCGGTGCTCGCGGCGCTGCGCAACGCCCACCCGTACGAGGAACCGGCGTTCGACGTCTTCGAGCTCGCCGACCTCGGCAGTGGTCTGGGCCTCGGTCGGGTCGGTTCGCTCGTCGAGCCGATGACACTGCGCGACTTCACCGCGGTCGCCGCGCGGGCCCTGCGTGCGCCGTCGGGGATTCGGGCGGCCGGTGATCCGGATGCGCTGGTGCGCACGGTCGCGGTGTGCGGCGGTGCGGGCGACTCGCTCCTCGACCGCGTGCGCGGGCTGGGCGTCGACGTCTACGTGACCGGCGACCTGCGGCATCATCCCGCCGACGAGAGCCTGCGCGACGGTGGGCCCGCACTCGTCGACGCCGGGCACTGGGCGACCGAGTTCCCGTGGTGCGCCCAGGTCGCGCAACTGCTGCGCGACGAACTCGACGTGGCGGTGACCGTGTTCGACATCCCCACCGACCCGTTCGGACTGCACAGCTTCGGCTGA
- a CDS encoding endonuclease/exonuclease/phosphatase family protein has product MKRFLWVAAYIAGWAMLAGVVLGVWLHFYPSRGNVALYLTSGVQFALIPGLVAIVIFAALRRWFMLVIAIAVSGALAYTQVPLVIPTSAPAGEEFTVVSANLLFGGGDIGALEKIVADADPDMVSLQEVTPEALERLRGSEIARRLPNEFAIPYPQAAGTALFAKRALSDQFNIPDTILHNLQARTDLPGAPGTHVLAIHPAAPLWGKKDGWFHDMDILADHFAKLPEGRVLAIGDFNSTWNHATYRKLLSNGLVDGTDMAGAGFLPTYPTDKRIGNRPLVAIDRVILRGFVPTSMDSHHLPGSDHRALVVSLVAS; this is encoded by the coding sequence ATGAAGAGATTTCTGTGGGTGGCGGCGTACATCGCCGGCTGGGCGATGCTGGCCGGGGTGGTGCTGGGGGTGTGGCTGCACTTCTATCCCTCGCGCGGGAACGTCGCGCTGTATCTGACGAGTGGGGTGCAGTTCGCGCTCATCCCGGGCCTCGTCGCCATCGTGATCTTCGCCGCGCTGCGTCGCTGGTTCATGCTGGTGATCGCGATCGCGGTGTCCGGTGCCCTGGCCTACACCCAGGTCCCGCTGGTGATCCCGACGAGCGCGCCGGCGGGCGAGGAGTTCACCGTCGTCTCGGCCAACCTGCTGTTCGGCGGCGGCGACATCGGCGCGCTCGAGAAGATCGTGGCCGACGCGGACCCTGACATGGTCTCCCTGCAGGAGGTGACGCCGGAAGCGCTGGAACGTCTTCGCGGCAGTGAGATCGCGCGCCGGTTGCCGAACGAGTTCGCGATCCCGTATCCGCAGGCGGCCGGAACCGCGTTGTTCGCCAAGCGGGCCCTGTCGGATCAGTTCAACATCCCCGACACCATCCTCCACAACCTGCAGGCGCGCACCGACCTGCCCGGCGCGCCCGGTACGCACGTCCTCGCCATTCACCCGGCCGCGCCGCTGTGGGGCAAGAAGGACGGCTGGTTCCACGACATGGACATCCTGGCCGACCATTTCGCGAAGCTGCCGGAGGGTCGCGTGCTCGCGATCGGCGACTTCAACTCCACCTGGAACCACGCGACCTACCGCAAACTGCTGAGCAACGGGCTCGTCGACGGCACGGACATGGCGGGTGCGGGTTTCCTGCCGACGTATCCGACCGACAAGCGGATCGGCAACCGTCCGCTCGTGGCCATCGATCGCGTCATCCTGCGCGGATTCGTGCCCACGTCGATGGACAGTCATCACCTGCCCGGTTCCGATCATCGGGCTCTGGTGGTATCACTGGTGGCATCATGA
- a CDS encoding bifunctional [glutamine synthetase] adenylyltransferase/[glutamine synthetase]-adenylyl-L-tyrosine phosphorylase → MTRRSGRSAVPSAGRLGLLDTSAPQNLAELGWNTPESVDVLWALSRAPDADLALRTLVRLRGAVEDEWSEIDAALRTDKSFRGRLFGVIGSSDALADHLVAEPSSWRLLLADALPDRDEVDRRMLESVGAEPDPGEVEKGNRVHRAKLTGPKSVVALRLAYRNLILQLAAHDVASTVEDEPVMWLPEVGAYLSDLADAALTAALAVAIAEVCGDEPLPVRIAVIAMGKCGARELNYVSDVDVIFVSDPADATSSRIAGEMMRIGSLAFFEVDAALRPEGKSGALTRTLESHVAYYERWAKTWEFQALLKSRAMTGDMELANEYIAAVKPMVWKAAERPDFVPEVQKMRRRVESLVPEGERERNLKLGQGSLRDVEFAVQLLQMVHGRVDESLRVMPTVDALAALTAGGYVGRDDGANLSASYQFLRLLEHRLQLQRMKRTHLLPKPDDTEALRWLARAAHIRREGELDATGVLREQIRHQSLRVRRLHQKLFYRPLLEAVTRFKPDELTLSDESAERRLAALGYAMPDRALSHIRALSNAPGRRGQIQLLILPQLLEHIGDTPDPDAGLLNYRRLCEALEDKDWFLRLLRDDGVVAERLMKVLGTSEFIANMLMRSPEVIHQYSDGPDGPKLCEIRPEDVAKGLIASTVRQQDMKRAVAVARSHRRAELVRVASADVLGLMDVPTVCKALSSVWAAVLNAALTVAIDISERDRGKPAPARIAVIGMGRLGGGELGYGSDADVLFVCQPNRDADESEAVRWSQTIAETVRSALGSPSADPPLEVDTGLRPEGRNGPVVRTLAAYSAYYAQWAQAWEVQALLRAHQVAGDEALGIDFLHMIDHVRYPAGGVSNEAVKEIRRIKARVDAERLPRGADPATHTKLGRGGLADIEWTVQLLQLRYAHRYRSLHNTSTLESLDAIGAAELLSENDVALLKNAWITATKARNALVLVRGKPVDQLPGPGKQLRQIAYAAGWPEDQASEFLENYLRVTRRAKAVVLKVFGA, encoded by the coding sequence GTGACACGACGATCGGGCCGCAGCGCGGTACCCAGCGCGGGACGGTTGGGGCTCCTCGACACCTCCGCGCCGCAGAATCTCGCCGAGCTCGGCTGGAACACGCCCGAGTCCGTCGACGTGCTGTGGGCGTTGTCGCGGGCACCCGACGCCGACCTCGCCCTCCGCACACTGGTCCGCCTCCGCGGGGCCGTCGAGGACGAGTGGTCCGAGATCGACGCGGCGCTGCGCACCGACAAGTCGTTCCGGGGTCGTCTCTTCGGCGTCATCGGATCATCCGACGCCCTCGCCGATCATCTGGTCGCCGAGCCGTCGAGCTGGCGACTGCTGCTCGCCGACGCGTTGCCCGACCGGGACGAGGTCGACCGCCGGATGCTCGAGTCCGTCGGCGCCGAGCCCGATCCGGGTGAGGTCGAGAAGGGCAATCGCGTCCACCGCGCGAAACTCACCGGACCGAAGTCCGTCGTCGCGCTCCGTCTCGCGTACCGCAACCTGATCCTGCAGCTCGCCGCGCACGACGTCGCCTCCACGGTCGAGGACGAACCGGTGATGTGGCTGCCCGAGGTCGGCGCCTACCTGTCGGACCTCGCCGACGCCGCGCTGACCGCGGCACTGGCGGTCGCCATCGCCGAGGTGTGCGGCGACGAGCCCCTCCCGGTCCGGATCGCGGTCATCGCGATGGGCAAATGCGGTGCGCGCGAGCTGAATTACGTGAGCGACGTGGATGTCATCTTCGTCAGCGACCCCGCCGACGCGACCTCCTCGCGCATCGCCGGCGAGATGATGCGGATCGGTTCGCTGGCCTTCTTCGAGGTCGACGCCGCGCTGCGGCCCGAGGGCAAGTCCGGCGCGTTGACCCGCACCCTCGAATCCCACGTCGCGTACTACGAGCGGTGGGCCAAGACCTGGGAGTTCCAGGCCCTGCTCAAGTCCCGCGCGATGACCGGTGACATGGAACTGGCGAACGAGTACATCGCGGCGGTCAAGCCGATGGTGTGGAAGGCCGCCGAGCGTCCCGACTTCGTGCCCGAGGTGCAGAAGATGCGACGCCGCGTGGAATCGCTGGTGCCCGAGGGGGAGCGCGAACGCAATCTCAAACTGGGACAGGGAAGTCTGCGCGACGTCGAGTTCGCGGTGCAGTTGCTGCAGATGGTGCACGGCCGCGTCGACGAGAGCCTCCGGGTCATGCCGACCGTCGACGCACTCGCGGCGCTGACCGCCGGCGGCTACGTCGGACGCGACGACGGCGCGAATCTCAGTGCCTCGTACCAGTTCCTGCGCCTGCTCGAGCATCGGCTGCAGCTGCAGCGGATGAAGCGAACCCATCTCCTCCCGAAGCCCGACGACACCGAGGCCCTGCGCTGGCTCGCACGCGCGGCGCACATCCGTCGTGAGGGGGAGCTCGATGCGACAGGCGTGCTGCGCGAACAGATCCGCCATCAGTCCCTCCGCGTGCGGCGCCTGCACCAGAAGCTGTTCTACCGTCCGCTGCTCGAGGCGGTCACCCGTTTCAAGCCCGACGAGCTGACCCTGAGCGACGAGTCGGCCGAGAGGCGGCTGGCCGCGCTGGGTTACGCCATGCCCGACCGCGCGCTCAGCCATATCCGCGCGCTGTCGAACGCGCCCGGGCGCCGCGGCCAGATCCAGCTGCTCATCCTGCCGCAGCTGCTCGAACACATCGGTGACACACCGGATCCCGACGCCGGCCTGCTCAACTACCGCCGGTTGTGCGAGGCGCTCGAGGACAAGGACTGGTTCCTCCGGCTGCTCCGCGACGACGGCGTCGTGGCCGAGCGGCTGATGAAGGTGCTCGGCACGTCGGAGTTCATCGCGAACATGCTGATGCGGTCGCCGGAGGTGATCCACCAGTACTCCGACGGGCCCGACGGTCCGAAGCTGTGCGAGATCCGGCCCGAGGACGTGGCCAAGGGACTCATCGCCTCGACGGTGCGGCAGCAGGACATGAAACGCGCGGTCGCCGTTGCGCGTTCGCATCGTCGTGCCGAACTGGTCCGCGTCGCCTCGGCCGACGTGCTCGGCCTGATGGACGTGCCGACGGTCTGTAAGGCCCTGTCGAGTGTGTGGGCCGCGGTCCTCAACGCCGCACTCACCGTCGCAATCGACATCTCCGAACGCGACCGCGGAAAGCCCGCGCCCGCGCGCATCGCGGTGATCGGCATGGGCCGGCTCGGTGGCGGCGAACTCGGTTACGGTTCGGACGCCGACGTCCTGTTCGTGTGCCAGCCGAACCGCGACGCCGACGAATCCGAGGCGGTGCGGTGGTCTCAGACCATCGCCGAGACCGTTCGCTCCGCACTCGGCAGCCCCAGCGCCGACCCGCCTCTCGAGGTCGACACCGGGCTGCGGCCGGAGGGGCGCAACGGACCGGTCGTGCGCACGCTGGCGGCCTACTCCGCGTATTACGCGCAGTGGGCGCAGGCGTGGGAGGTGCAGGCGCTCCTGCGGGCCCACCAGGTAGCCGGCGACGAGGCCCTGGGTATCGACTTCCTGCACATGATCGACCACGTGCGTTATCCGGCCGGCGGCGTCAGCAACGAGGCGGTCAAGGAGATCCGGCGCATCAAGGCCCGCGTCGACGCCGAACGGCTGCCGCGCGGAGCCGACCCGGCGACACACACCAAGCTGGGGCGCGGCGGACTCGCCGACATCGAGTGGACGGTGCAGCTGCTCCAGCTGCGCTACGCCCACCGCTACCGTAGTCTCCACAACACCTCGACACTCGAATCGCTCGATGCGATCGGTGCCGCGGAGTTGTTGTCGGAGAACGACGTCGCGCTGCTCAAGAATGCGTGGATCACCGCGACCAAGGCGCGCAACGCATTGGTGCTGGTGCGGGGGAAGCCGGTCGACCAGTTGCCGGGTCCGGGCAAGCAACTGCGCCAGATCGCCTATGCGGCCGGGTGGCCGGAGGACCAGGCGTCGGAGTTCCTGGAGAATTATCTGCGGGTGACGCGCCGGGCGAAGGCCGTGGTGCTCAAGGTCTTCGGCGCGTAG